GCTCGATGAGCTGCGGGAGCACGAGCTTGAGCGCGCACGTTTTCCCGGTGCCGAGGTGCGTCGCACGATACACCTCGGCCATGTTGCCCTGCCCGAGCCTCGATTCGAGACGGTAGCGCCCAGCGATGACGTCGCCAGGGACCGCGGGTGCTCCCGTGGATGACATGAGGCGGGAGTGTACAGCAGGGAGTTTGGTGGGGGAAACAGGGATGCGTACTACGTTAGTGGGATTGACATGGATGCTGAGTTGGTGGGTGCCTTGGGATGGGCGCACGTGTGTGCAAATTGGTTACATGTTGACTTTTGTAAGGGACTCGTGGTGGGTGGTGGAGGATCCATGGTCGTGGCAGGGTGATGCAGCACTAACCGCACGAACTTGCTAGAGATTGTTGCAGTGCGTACGAGGATGTTTACGGGCAAACTCTGGGGTTGGTAGGGTGAACACGAGGTGTCGCGCGCATGCCGGTCCTGGAGTTGACGTTTGCCTGCGGAGAGAGCTCGCTGTTGGTGCGACGCTTTTCGGTGCACGAGTCGGTGTCGGGGTTGTTCACGGTCTCGGTGTGGGCGCGGTCCGAGAGCCCGAGCATCGACCTCGAGGCGATCATCGGGCAACCGGCGTCCTTGCGGGTCGTGAGCGGATGGCTCTTCGCGAAGCTCGGCGGCGCGCGGCTCTGGAGCGGCATCGTGAGCTCGATCGAGCAGGTGCAGGCGGTGCAGCCCGCGTCGGGCGCGAAGGAGCTGTCGACCTACTCGCTGCGCATCGTGCCCGACCTGTGGATGCTCACGCAGCGGCGAAACTACCGCATCTTCCAGCACCTCTCGATCCCGGACATCATCGACGAGCTCCTCGGCGATTGGGGCATCGAGAAGGTCTGGGAGATCGATCGCGGCAAGTATCCGAAGCTCGAGTACAAGGCGCAGTACGGCGAGAGTGATTTCGCGTTCTTCAGCCGTTTGCTCGAAGAGGCCGGAATCGCCTTCACGTTCCCGGACGACGACGCGAAAGGCTCGAAGCTGACGCTGTCCGACAAGCTCGAATCGAACACGCCGCGGCCTGGTGGCGCTCTGCCGTACGTGGACAACCCGAACCAGGAGGCCGAGAAGGAGTTCGTGTCGGGGATCCGTTTGTCCTACGGGGTTCGTCCCGGCGCGCACACGATTCGCGACTACGACTTTCGCAACCCGTCGTTCGAGCTCTTCGGCGAGGCGCCGAAGGCCGAGGGGCAGGAGGCGAAGTACGAGCAGTACCATTACGAGCCGGGGGCGTTCCTGGTCGAAGGTGGTAAGGGCGGAGGGACGCCGGTCGCGGACGACAAGGGGGTCGCGCGGTACGCTCAAGGGTTCGGCAAGGGCCGCGCGACACGCCTTCTTGGCGGAACACGGGTGGACCGGCGCGTCGTGTCGTTCGACACGAACACGATCGATCTCTGGCCCGGGCAGGTGTTCTCGATCGACCGGCATCCGCACGCGGACATCACGGAGTCGACGAAGCTGCTCGTGACCGAATTTTCGGTCGAGGGCACGCCCGAGGGCGAGTGGAGCATGTCAGGACAAGCGGTCTTCACGGACGCGCCGTACAGGCCGCAGCAGCGTACGCCGAAGCCGCGCGTCGAGGGCGTGCAGAGCGCGCGGGTCGTGGGGCCGAAGGGCCAGGAGATCCACACGGACGAGTTTGGCCGGGTACGCGTGCAATTCCCCTGGGATCGCGAGGGAAAAAACGACGACAATAGCTCCTGCTGGATCCGGGTGAGCCAGGGCTGGGCGGGGACGGGTTACGGGATGATCGTGATCCCGCGGATCGGGCAGGAGGTGATGGTGGGTTTCCTGGAGGGCGACCCGGACCAACCGATCATCGTGGGCCGCGTGTACAACGCGAAGCAGGCGGTGCCGTACAAGCTGCCGGAGCACAAGACGCGGAGCACGTGGAAGAGTGATTCGTCGCTCGGATCGGACGGGTTCAACGAGATCATGTTCGAGGATCTCAAGGGCCAGGAGCTCGTGTACGAGCAAGCGCAGAAGAACCGGCGGCGGCTGGTGAAGAATGACGAGACGATCACGATCGGGCACGACCGGCAGAAGCTCGTGAAGAATGACGAGTCCGAGAAGACGCTCGGTTTCTTGAAGGTATACGTCGGCAAGGACCAGGACATCGTCATCAAGCAGAACAAGCGGGAGCGGATCGAGGGGGATTCGCATCTGCGGGTGTACGGGAAGCGCAATCAGCGGATCGAGGGGAAACAATCGCTGACGGTGAAGGGGGATCGGCACGAGCTCGTCGGGAAGAACTATGCGATCGGGGTGAACGAGGAGATCCACGTCGCGGCGGGGACGGCGATCGTGATCGAGGCGGGGAAGGACCTGACGATCAAAGGGCCGGGGGGGTTCGTGCGGATTGATCAGAGCGGGGTGACGATCCGGGGGAAACAGGTGCGGATCAACAGCGGAGGGTCGCCGGGGAGTGGGAAGGGGAGCAGCACGGATGAGCCGGAAGAGGCGATCGAGGCCGAGGTGGATGACGTCAGCAAGACGTTGATCGGGCAGTAGGAGGAGCGATGCCGCCGGCTGCGAGGATTCTGGATCGACATACGTGCCCGCTGCACCCACCGAACGTGATCGTGACGGGAGAGGAGACGGTCATCGTCGGGTACCAGTGGCAGGCCCGCGTGGGGGACATGGAGGCATGCGGCGCGTCCATTGTCATGGGTGAATCGACGGTGATCATCGGATATAAAGACGCGGCGCGGAGAGGGGACCCGACGAGTCACGGGGGGCGGATCGCTTCGGGGTGTCCGACGGTGTTGATCGGGTCGAATCCGCAGATGGATACCCTGCGCACAGACAAACCGTTCTGCGAAGAATGCGAGCAGAAGAAGAAGGAGCGCGAGGAGCGGCGGAAGAGGGGGCGGAAGTCGTGACGGCGCCGCGGCTCATCGTGGAGGTTCGGTGGGGGAAACTCGCGGGCACGAAGATCGTGCTGAAGTCGGGGCAAACGGTGCGCGTGGGGCGGATGGCGGGCGCGGATTTCGTGGTCGAGCACGATGGGGAGATTTCGCGGCTCCATTTCGAAATCGAATGGGACGGGACGCGCGCTGTCGTGAGGGATCTCGGTAGCATCAAGGGGACGATGCTCGGGGGAAAAGCGATCGAGGGGGAGGAGGAGATCCCGCACGGAGGGTGGATTCAGGCGGGAGAGACGGATTTCATGGTGTACGTCGAGGGGAGGACGCCGGCGCCGGAGGACGAGATCGACGAGGAGGACCGGGAGGCGGCGCGGGAGGAGCGGAAGCGGCGGGAGGCGGCGGAGAAGGCGCTCGAGGAGCTGCGGGGGGTGGCGGGGCGGGAGAAGCTTTATGCGGTGGTGGATGCGGCGCGGGAGGATCGGATTCTCGAATTGCTGAGGGAGCACGTGGAGCCGCATCGGTCGCTGTATGACGGGGTCGAGGGGGAGACGCTGGAGGAGGTCGCGCCGTATCTGGTGGGGCCGATGCGGGAAGATTCGGGGCTGCTCGACAAGCTCGTCCTGGAGGGATGGGGGAAGCGGTGGGGGATCTGGTGCACGAGTGAGGAGCGGTTCGTCGAGGTGCGTCGGCATTGGCGGCGATTTTTGATGGTGGAGCTCGAGGAGACGGGGGAGCGGGTCTATTTTCGATTCTATGATCCGGGGGTGATGCGGGTGTTCTGGGATTCGTGTGAGGAGGGGCAGCGGGCGGAGCTGTTCGGGCGGGCTCGCTCCTGGTTCTTCGAGCAGGAGGACGGGGACATCGAACAGCTGAGGAGCGCGGTCGATGGCCATCCTTGAGTTGTCCCTGGCCTCCGGCGAGCTTTCGGTGCGGCGCTTCGTCGTGCGGGAGGCCGTCTCGTCGTTGTTCTCCGTCTCGCTCTGGGGTCGCTCTCCGGATCCGAGCTTCGACCTCGGCGCGATTCTGGATCAGCCCGCCACTTTTCGATCGGTCCCGGGGTATGTGCACGTCGCGGGGCTAGGCAATCGCACCTGGAAGGGCATCGTCGTCGATGCCGAGCAGGTCCACGCGCTCCAGCCTGCGGTCGGCCAGAAGGGGTTGTCCACGTATCACGTGCGGATCGTGCCTGAGCTCTTCCGACTCGGGCAGCGGCGGGGGAACCGTATCTTCCAGCACGTCTCCATCCCAGACATCATCGACGAGCTCCTCGGCGAATGGTCGATCGAGAAAGTGTGGAAGATCGACCGGGCAAAGTATCCGAAGCTCGAATACAAGGTCCAGTACGGGGAGAGCGATTACCACTTCTTCAGCCGGCTTCTGGAGGAGGCGGGGATTGCGTTCACGTTCCCGGAGGATCAGGGCGGCAAACTGACGTTCAACGATCGGCTGGAGGCGAATCCCGTCCGGTCGGGTCCGCCGATCCGGTATGTGGATCATCCGGGGCAGTCCGCCGAGC
The window above is part of the Polyangium spumosum genome. Proteins encoded here:
- a CDS encoding type VI secretion system Vgr family protein; its protein translation is MPVLELTFACGESSLLVRRFSVHESVSGLFTVSVWARSESPSIDLEAIIGQPASLRVVSGWLFAKLGGARLWSGIVSSIEQVQAVQPASGAKELSTYSLRIVPDLWMLTQRRNYRIFQHLSIPDIIDELLGDWGIEKVWEIDRGKYPKLEYKAQYGESDFAFFSRLLEEAGIAFTFPDDDAKGSKLTLSDKLESNTPRPGGALPYVDNPNQEAEKEFVSGIRLSYGVRPGAHTIRDYDFRNPSFELFGEAPKAEGQEAKYEQYHYEPGAFLVEGGKGGGTPVADDKGVARYAQGFGKGRATRLLGGTRVDRRVVSFDTNTIDLWPGQVFSIDRHPHADITESTKLLVTEFSVEGTPEGEWSMSGQAVFTDAPYRPQQRTPKPRVEGVQSARVVGPKGQEIHTDEFGRVRVQFPWDREGKNDDNSSCWIRVSQGWAGTGYGMIVIPRIGQEVMVGFLEGDPDQPIIVGRVYNAKQAVPYKLPEHKTRSTWKSDSSLGSDGFNEIMFEDLKGQELVYEQAQKNRRRLVKNDETITIGHDRQKLVKNDESEKTLGFLKVYVGKDQDIVIKQNKRERIEGDSHLRVYGKRNQRIEGKQSLTVKGDRHELVGKNYAIGVNEEIHVAAGTAIVIEAGKDLTIKGPGGFVRIDQSGVTIRGKQVRINSGGSPGSGKGSSTDEPEEAIEAEVDDVSKTLIGQ
- a CDS encoding PAAR domain-containing protein produces the protein MPPAARILDRHTCPLHPPNVIVTGEETVIVGYQWQARVGDMEACGASIVMGESTVIIGYKDAARRGDPTSHGGRIASGCPTVLIGSNPQMDTLRTDKPFCEECEQKKKEREERRKRGRKS
- a CDS encoding DUF4123 domain-containing protein, producing MTAPRLIVEVRWGKLAGTKIVLKSGQTVRVGRMAGADFVVEHDGEISRLHFEIEWDGTRAVVRDLGSIKGTMLGGKAIEGEEEIPHGGWIQAGETDFMVYVEGRTPAPEDEIDEEDREAAREERKRREAAEKALEELRGVAGREKLYAVVDAAREDRILELLREHVEPHRSLYDGVEGETLEEVAPYLVGPMREDSGLLDKLVLEGWGKRWGIWCTSEERFVEVRRHWRRFLMVELEETGERVYFRFYDPGVMRVFWDSCEEGQRAELFGRARSWFFEQEDGDIEQLRSAVDGHP